The nucleotide window AATTGAAACTGTACCTTGCGTACAAAAAAAAGCAGAATGGGCACTCAAATGGATAAATAACACAGATTCCTTTGCAGAAAGACTAGTAGCTTTTGCTGCGGTAGAAGGCATTTTCTTTTCAGGTAGTTTCTGTGCCATATTTTGGCTAAAAAAACGGGGGCTAATGCCTGGCTTATCGTTTTCTAATGAGCTTATTTCTCGTGATGAAGGTCTGCATACAGACTTTGCCTGCTTAATTTACAGCATGCTGCAAAATAAACTTCCTGAAAGTCGGGTTTTAGAGATTATTACGGATGCGGTCAAAATAGAGCAGGAGTTTATTACGGATGCTTTACCTGTGGATTTAATTGGAATGAATTCAAGGCTAATGTCGCAGTATATTGAATTTGTGGCAGATAGATTGTTAGTTGCTTTGGGATATAGAAAGTACTACAATTCTGCTAATCCTTTTGATTGGATGGAACTTATCTCTCTACAAGGTAAAACTAACTTCTTTGAGAAACGTGTAGGAGATTATCAGAAGGCTGGCGTCATGGCGGATAGAAAAGAGCAAGATTTTACTTTGGATGCAGATTTTTAAGCTTTATGTAAAGATGATTTTTTGGGCGTGCCCCTTGCTGACGCAAGGGTCGGGGCATTCCGCACTACGCTTCGCTTCGGTGCTCCGCTAACGCTTCGCACTGCCTAACGGCATGCTCCATGCCCCTCACGCAGATGACCTGTGCAGTTATGTCTTTACCTTGTTTGAACTTGAAGTACAGCTACTTACAAGCTAAAACTTTGCATAAGATGCAGAGAAATGGATTTTTCAGAGATCCTTTGCGTGAGGCATGCGGAGGGTGGGCGTTAGCCCAGTGCGGAGCGCAGCGTAGCACCGAAGCGTTAGCGTAGCCCGAAGCACGCCGACCTTGCCCATACCAGCGCAGCGAAGTATGGGCAAGGGCACGCCCAAAAAAATAAAAAAGCAAATGGTAAAGTCCTGTGTTTGCCGTAGCAGTTAAGTTTTTTTGCAAGCATTACAACTGATAAAAAACGATAAAAGCCCTCTTATTTATTAGAGGGCTTGTAAGCGGAGAGTAGCGGATTCGAACCGCTGCGTCGGTTTCCCGACGGCAGTTTAGCAAACTGCTCCTTTAACCACTCAGGCAACTCTCCTTTTACATTGCAAAGATATAATGTCTTTACAAAATTTGCAAATATACTCTTGCAATTATTCTGTAACTCAAACATAATCAATTTATTATTTTTCGGTAGAACTTTTGTGGATTATTTTGTATTTACTTTGAAGCATGTTACATAAAATTGTTGTAGCTATTACAGGAGCAAGCGGCGCCATATATGCACAAGAGCTACTTAACAAACTGACCAAACTGCATGAGCAAATTGAAGATGTGGCAATAGTGTTTTCGGATAACGCTAAAACTGTTTGGGAATACGAACTAAATAACCAAGACTACGAAAAATATCCTTTCAAAATATATGATAAAAAAGATTTCTCTGCGCCTTTTGCATCAGGGTCGTCAAAATATACCAGCATGGTTATTATCCCCTGCTCTATGGGTACAATGGGGCGAATAGCCAGCGGCACATCAGATGATTTGATTACTCGCGCAGCTGATGTTATGCTTAAAGAACGCAGAAAGTTAATTTTAGTTACTCGGGACATGCCTTTGAATTTGATTCATATCCGAAATATGGAAACAATTACCCTCGCAGGTGGAATTATATGCCCTGCCTGCCCTTCTTTTTATTCAAAACCTCAAACTATTGTCCAAATAGCGCATACCGTAGTAGATAGAGTTATCGATTTAGTGGGCTTGTCCCAAGACACATACCGTTGGGGACAAGGTAAAATAAACTAAGTCAACCTGCTATAAGAATGTTTTTGTATTATTGTACTAAAATGGTAAAAAACTCTAAGCAAATACAGAACACATATATAGCAGCGCTAGTATTAGTAGAAGTACTGGTGCTTACTTATGCTTACATTGCGTCTATAAAGCCAAAAGAGCAGCTTTCTGAAAGCAAAAAAAGCTTGTCTGTTATAGAACAAAATATGCGCCTTTCAGAGATGATTAAGCTAGCTGTTTATCACGTACAGCCTGTAGACAAAGAACCGCCTACCCAAGAGCTCAAAAAGACCTTTCAAGAATGGATAGAAACCCAAAAAAATCTACAGCAACACGCTGACCCAAAAGTGGCTAAACTGTACGAAAAAGCCGAAATTCCTGTGGGTTTTATTAGCTCTGCTATTGAAAACTTATTGTTTAGTGCCAAGCATATAAAAGAAATTAGTGCCTACCAAGCTTTTACCTTACAATTGATTGAGAGAGAACAAGATTACAGACAAGTCATGAATGAAATTTTAATACACTACCAACAAGTAGAAGAGCAAAAAATGCGTCAAAACCTTCTTATTATACTTGTTGGTGTAATTACTTTCTCTGCGGCTAATTTGCTTATTGGACTAACGATATTCAGACCTCTACATAAAAATCTTCAACAGCATATCCGAGATTTAGAAGTTACTCAACAAGAATTGATAGAAAACCAAACGATATTAAATCAAGCACAAGAAACTGCTAACATGGCTAGTATTGCCATCAATACTCGTACAAATGAGGTTACTTTTTCTCCTCATCTTTTTACTTTGCTACAATTACCCCCTGATACCCAAAAATGGCAGGACATTCTCCAAGTTTTTGAACAAAGTCAGCAAAATACTCTTGCCAGAGCTATTGAAGAATGTACAGAAACACGTATGGAACTGTATGCACCTCAATTAAAGAAACATATTCTCTATCAGGGTAAAACTACACAAACTGATCCCCCACATTTGATTGCTACTTTTTTGGATATTACTAAACAAAAGCAAAATGAAGAAATTTTACGCCAACAAGAGCAGAAACTCAAAGAACTTAATGAAAATCTTGAAAAATTAGTACAAGAGCGAACCTTAGAGCTCCAAAAAGCACTTGAAGAACTTCAATCTACTCAATCTCAATTAGTCAATTCTGAAAAAATGGCTTCTTTGGGGCTATTAGTAGCAGGTATAGCGCACGAATTGAATACACCTGTAAGTGCCATAAAATCCTCCGCAGAAAGTATAGATGAAATTTTACCTAAAACTCTAACTCAAGCTCCATTGTACTTAAAAACCCTTGATGAAACAACTCGTTGGGCTATTTTTTATGCCATCAGTGAAACCTTAAAACCACAGCCTGTGCTGACTACGCGTGAAAAAAGACAAATTAAGCTTCGTCTTCTAAAACTACTAGAGCAGCATGAATTTCCCAATTCTGAACAAATAGCAGAAACTTTAATTCTTTGCGGACTTTACAAGAATATTGAAGAGTACATTCCCTTAATGCAATCCATAGACCTAAATAAAGTTCTTCCACTTTTACACAGCTGCGGTAGAATACGTGCAGCTTTGGACAATATCAAATTAGCTTCTGAAAAATGCCAAAAAATAAATAATGCCCTTAAAAACTACTCTCGCCAACAGCACCACAAAGACGAAATGATTCCTACTAATCTTGCAAAGTCCATAGATACTATTTTGACCATATATCAAAATCAACTTAAACACGGTATTCAGGTTGTCCAAAATATACAAGAAAACTTACCTGAAATTTTAACTTATGAAGATGAATTAAATCAAGTATGGACTAACCTTATTCAAAACGCCATTTATGCTATGGGTGGCGTAGGCGTACTTACAATTGAAATTTATGAACATACCGATAATGAAGTAGCAGTAAGTATAATAGACAGTGGAAAAGGTATTCCTCCAGATATACTTCCCCACATATTCAAACCTTTTTTTACTACCAAGCCCAAAGGTGAAGGAACAGGATTAGGATTGGATATTTGCAAAAAAATTGTTGAGAAACACCAAGGTAGAATAACTGTAGAAAGCGAACCTGGAAGGACAAAATTTACAGTATTTTTGCCTAAGCGGCTAGTACAACCACAAGCAATAGTAGAGAAAAAAGTGTAAGACATATCAATCTTTTTAGCTTGTACAATTGGGAGCTAAGCTGCTTGTGTATGTGTTTGTTCTGTGGATTGTTTTTTAATTAAGTGAAGGACTTACCTATTTTGCCGCAGTTTTTTTTCAATACAAAAATAGGCAGCTTTATGGTTATATAATGGACTTGTTTATATAGATTTTTATTTTTTGGGGCGTGCCCCTTGCTGACGCAAGGGTCGGGGCATTCCGCACGTAGCCCGCAGCACGCCGCCCTTGCCCATACCAGCGCAGTGAAGTATAGGCAAGGGCATACCCAAAAAATTAAATCTTAATTTTTATATAAAACCAAATACATTTAACACAAAGCCCATCAAATTTGCTTTTTATTTTGTAAATTTGCGTATCGTTTAACTGAATCGTAGAGCCTTGGCAGAAAAAGTGTTTGAAGTACAAAATCCTATTTTATTTACGGGATTACGTAATGAGCTATTAGAACTGCTCAAAAATGCTTATCCTACTACTAAGGTAATAGCCCGAGGATTAGAAATTAAATTCATAGGTACAGATGAGGATATCATGCTTGCTGAGTCAATCATTGAGCAAATGAAGCATGTTATCCAAAAGCAAGGGCATATCAGTGAGGAACAGCTCAAAGATCTGCTCAATAAGCAAAAAGCAGTAATTTTCAATCAGAAAGAAGCTAAACCTATTTTATTTGGGGCAAATGGACAACCTATTTTGGCCAAAACTATAAACCAAAAACGAATGGTAGAAGCTTGCGCCCAAAATGATATTGTATTTGCAATAGGTCCCGCAGGTACAGGTAAAACTTACACTGCTGTAGCCATAGCAGTGAGTGCCTTAAAAAACAAGCAGGTAAAACGAATTGTATTAGTACGCCCCGCCGTAGAAGCAGGTGAAAGCTTAGGTTTTTTACCTGGCGATATGAAAGAAAAAGTAGATCCTTACCTACGCCCTTTATACGATGCCTTAGATGACATGATACACGCAGAAAAACTCAAATCATATTTGGAAAATAAGATTATAGAAATAGTTCCTTTGGCTTACATGCGTGGGCGCACGCTTAACAATGCCTTTATTATATTAGACGAAGCCCAAAATGCCACAGCTGCACAAATGAAAATGTTTCTTACTCGCTTGGGCATGGACTCTAAAATTATCGCCACAGGCGATTTAACTCAAATAGACCTACCTAAAAAAACTCTTTCAGGACTAAAACATGCGATTAAAATTCTCAAAAATATCAAAGGAATTGCATTTGTAGAGTTAGATGGAAGGGATGTGGTACGTCATCCACTAGTCAAAAAAATTATTGAAGCTTACAACCAAGATGAACATTCTCATGAAACTTAACTTGTTTTGTTTTCAATCATAGCAAACTTGTTTTTTGTACTGCGGATAATTATGCCTACCGAAGATAATCTGTATTTTTGCTCTCCTTATGGCAAAGTATTTAGTAACAGGTGGTGCAGGTTTTATTGGCTCTAACCTTGTCAAGGCACTGTTAAAAAACAACCAAGAGGTACGCGTATTAGATAATTTTTCTACGGGCAGGAGGGAGAATTTAATTCCTTTTCAAAAAGATATAGAGCTAATTGAGGGCGATATTCGCAGCTATCATACGGCTATCAAAGTAATGAAAGGAGTGGATTTTGTGCTGCATCAAGCGGCTTTGCCTTCTGTACCTCGTTCCATTTATGACCCTATTACTACGAACGAAGTCAACATCAATGGTACTCTCAACTTACTTCATGCCGCAGTAGAAGCAGGAGTAAAACGTTTTGTTTATGCTTCCTCTTCATCAGTTTATGGAGATAGCCCTGTTTCACCTAAACATGAAGACCTTATTCCTAATCCTAAGTCGCCTTATGCGGTTAGCAAGCTAGCAGGAGAGTATTATTGCAAAGTTTTTTATCAAATATATGGATTAGAAACAGTATGCTTGCGGTATTTTAATGTATTTGGACCGCGGCAAAATCCGAATTCTCAATACTCTGCTGTAATTCCTAAATTTCTCAAACTTATGCTCAATGACCAATCGCCTATTATTTACGGTGATGGTACTCAAAGTAGAGATTTTACTTATGTAGATAATAATGTAGAAGCTAACTTGCTAGCTTGTACCAAAGAAAACGTTGCAGGAAAGGTCTATAACATTGCTTGTGGTACTAACTTCACTTTGTTGGAGCTGGTTAGTACCTTAAATGAGATAATGGGCAAAAACATAAAACCCATTCACGCCGAAAGACGTTCGGGCGATATAATGCACTCTTTAGCTGACATTCAAAAAGCGCAAAAAGAGTTGGGCTATCAAGTCAAAGTGCCTTTTAAGGAAGGTTTATCCCTGTTAGTTGAAAACTTTGAAAAATAGGAGAATACGCTAAGCCATAGCTTATTGTACTCAAATAGTTCTTATGTCATTAAGAACTTGAAATGATTAAGGTTTTTAATGGCGATACCTGTACCTCGTACAACAGCTTTGAGCGGGTCATCAGCTACATGCACTTTGAGCTTAGTTTTATTACTAATCCGTTTGTCTAATCCTCTAAGTAATGCTCCACCACCTGTGAGGTAGATACCGCGTTCATAAATATCGCTGCATAGTTCGGGGGGAGTAGATTCTAATGCGCGCATGACTGCATCTTCAATTTTGCAAACTGTATCATGTATAGCATGGGCAATTTCTTTGTAGGAAATTTTAACCGATTTAGGGATGCCCATTTGTAAATCTCTACCTACGACTTCTATATCAGGTGGGGGATTATCTAATTCGTCAACGGCTGAACCTACCTGTATTTTAATATATTCTGCGGTTCTTTCGCCGATAAGTAAGTTGTGTGAGCGGCGCATGTACTCTTGTATATCTGCATTAAGGTCATCGCCTGCAATTCTTATAGATTGGTCTGTTACTATTCCTGATAGGGCAATAACGGCAATTTCAGTAGTACCTCCCCCAATGTCTACAATCATGTTGCCTTGGGGTTTTTCCACATCAATACCAATACCGATAGCTGCCGCCATAGGTTCGTGGATAAGATAAACTTCTTTTGCGCCTGCGTGTTCTGCGGAGTCTTTTACAGCTCTTTTTTCTACTTCGGTAATTCCACTGGGGATGCAAATTACCATTCTGTAATTTGGAGTAAAAAGGGGCTTTTTGTTTTTGTATATCATCTTGATCATGCCGCGAATCATGTGTTCGGCAGCAGTAAAGTCGGCGATTACTCCATCTTTAAGTGGTCTTACAGTGCGGATGTTATCAGGGGTTTTTTCATACATTTGTTGAGCTTCTCTGCCTATGGCAATGACCTTATTTTGAATTTTATCAAATGCAACGATAGAGGGTTCATCTACTACTACTTCGTCTTTGTGGATAATCAACGTGTTAGCAGTACCTAAGTCTATGGCTATGTCGCTTGTAAAAAAATTGAACAATCCCATACGATATTGGCTTCAAAATTAAAGAATAATTGAATTAAGTACGCAAAAAGTAGATTAAATAAATTTTGAAAAGTTGTTTTATTTTTTTGGGCGTGCCCCTTGCTGCGCAAGGGTCGGGGCATTCCGCACTGCGCTTCGCTTCGGTACTTCGCTGCGCTTCGTACTGCCTAACGGCATGCTCCATGCCCCTCACGCAGTTGACCTGTACAGTTATGTCTTTACCTTGTTTAAGCTTGAAGCACAATCACTTACAAGCTAAAACTTGGTATATGAAACAAAGAAACGATGGTTTCAGAGATCCTTTGCGTGAGGCATGCGAAGGGCGTGCGTCAGCACGGTGCGCAGCGTAGCGTAGCACCGAAGCGTCAGCGTAGCCCGAAGCACGCCGACCTTGTGGGCATGAGCGCAAGCGAAACGCCCACAAGGGCACGCCCAAAAAATAAAAAAACTTAATATAAAAACAACGATTGTATTTTTGTAATACCTGTTTTTTGATGTGCAATTAGTCCCTCGCCATAATCAGCGTAAATTTTATGTCCCATTTCCTGCGCCCGGGCTACTACTGCCTGTAAAAAATGAGGAGTAGAAATGTAAGTTTGAGGTTCATTAGAGTTGGGATTGTAAAATTGAGATTGATAAGCTAAAATGGCTTTTTGCTTAATAGCCCAAACATCAGTAATGTCTACCACTATATCCGGTTCAAGGTATTTGTCCTGAATGTAGGAGTAAATTTTTTCAGGGCGGTGGGCTTTTTGTACAGTACCTTCAACTACGGTTTCTATGCGCTGCAACCCACTTAAAAAAGCAGCTTCCTTGACTAAACGGCAAGCTTTACCGTGATCTGGGTGTCTATCTTCTGGAGCATTGACAAGAAGAAGAGTAGGAGTATAAGTGCGAATAATCTCAATTATTTTGCGGATATGATACTCATCTAAATTAAAAAAGCCATCTCTGAACTTAGCGTTAATCCGTAGGTCTAATTGAAGAATTTCTTTAGCTTTTTCGGCTTCTTTTTGCCGTATTTCTGGGGTACCTCTTGTGCCTAACTCACCTTGCGTTAAGTCGCATATACCTGTGGTATAACCTTGCTGTTTAGCTTTGTATAAAATTCCTGCACAGCCCAATTCAGCATCATCGGGGTGGGCGGCAAAAGCTAAAATGTCTATGTGCATAGTGCAAAAATATGTTATCTAAACCTGCATGGAAATTTTTGGCAAATGATTAAGTTATTTATTTTTCTTTTGTCTTTCCCATTCTAAAACCATTTCAGGCAGTTTTTTTGCGGCTGCTACTTCTCGTAGCGTTTGCTTGGCATCTTGGGCTATCATCCCTAAGTAGGTTTTATTACCTTCTAGACTGCTCATTACTCCTGTTTTACCAAGCAAAACGGCTTTTTTACCAATTTTTAGATCCTTGTTAATGCCTACTTGTCCCCAAATAATCACGTCATCTTCAATTTCTACTACGCCTGCAATACCTACTTGCGCAGCGATTAAGCATCGTTTGCCGATAACAGTATCATGCCCTATTTGAATGAGATTATCCATTATAGTATGCGCCCCGATGCGTGTAGTTCCACTTACGCCGCGGTCAATGGTACAATTACAACCAATTTCTACATAGTCCTCAATGACTACATTTCCTTTACTTAACATTTTGTCGAAACGGTCGGGTCTGCGCTTGAAGTAGAAAGCTTCTCCCCCTATTACCGTACCTGCGTTGATAGTTACAAAGTTTCCTATTTCTGTATAATCGTAAATAACTACGTTAGGATAAATAACGCAATTTGCACCAATTTTAACATGATTACCTATTACTACATTTGCGCCAATTTCTGTGTTATCACCAATATAAGTTCCTTCCCCTATTACTACATTCGTGGATAAGCGGACATTTTGTCCTTGCTTAAAAGACATTCCTTGTTTTGCCATTGGCAAACGAGGTTGAAAGTATTCTGTGCAAAAATTGTAGTCTCTAAAAGGGTCATCCGATAAAATCAAACTTTTACCTTCGGGACATTCCACAGCCTTGTTGATAATGATTGTAGTAGCTGCACTGTTCAGGGCTCTGGAATAGTATTTTTCTACATCTACAAAAGTTACATCGCCTGGTTCTACTTTGTGAATTTCATTAAAACCTAAAATTTCTTGGTCAGGGTTACCTATATAGTGGGTTTTTAGTAAAGCCGCTAGTTCTTTGACTGTAATGCTTTTAGATAACTTCATGCATACAAAAGTATACAATTTCTATTTTTGTGCTATGAACTTTCGGAGTTTGATAGATATATTTCGGTGGGTAGCTGTATTAGAGGGTATTTCATACTTGGTTTTGATAAGTATTGGCATGCCCTTGAAATACATTTTTCACAAAATGACGTTTATTTTGTTTGCGGGCTGGGTACATGGAATTTTATTTATGTTGTTTTGTGGATTGCTGCTGTTGGTTAGTGTACGGTATAAATGGAAATTTTCTAAAATAGTAATTGCTTTTGTAGCATCTTTGCTGCCTTTTGGTACTTTTTGGCTTGAGTATAGGTTAAGAAAGGATTTTGTATTGAAACATTAACCTATGGGTTATCATTTTTTATGGTAAGAAAATGCGTAAAAGTCTAATAAATGAACTTAAAATTTTTGAATATCTAAATTTATTCTATTAGATTTGCAGTTGCTTATGTTTTCAAATATGAGACTGGCTTCTTTAATCTGCGCTGCTGTATGTTGTATAGTAAGCAGTGCTGAGTCTCAATCCATCAAGCGCGCTATCCGTAAAGCAGAGCACTATCACTTCAAAGGTAACGAAGAAGAGGCTCAAAAGTTATTTAGTAAAATTGTCAAAGATAATCCCAACTCTGCAAAAGCGAACTATTGGTATGGTAGATACATGTTGGAAAACCCTCATTGTACTTACAAGGACTCTGCGTACATTTATATAGAAAAAGCCCAATCCTTACTAGGTAAAGAAAAGCCTACTTCTTTGGATAAACACTTTTACTTATACCTTGGCAAGGCTTATCAGCATGCACATAAGTTTGATAAAGCTGCTGAAGCTTACGAGCAGATTTTAAAAGAAAAACATACGTTATATCCTCATGTTAGTCAAGAAGCTGAATTAGGCAAAGCTCAGTGTGAGGTAGCCAAAGAGCTGAAAGCAAGATCTGATACGAATAAATATGATATTTTTAACTTGGGCGATAAAGTCAATTCGCCTAGCGCAGATTATGTACCTATTGTCGTTCCTGGAGGAATTGCTTTAATTTTTACATCTCGGAGAGAAGGAAACTTAGGTAAAAGGAGAGGGGAGGAAAGTGAGTTCTCAGAAGATATTCACATAGCAGAGCGAAAAAATACAAATCTTCCCTATGAGTGGAATGAAGAATCGCACAAGGTAGAACTCCCTAAGATCAATCGCAAGCACAACGAAGCAGTAGTGAGTATCTCTCATGACGGTAAAAAGATATATTTTTATGATGATAGAGAAGATGGTAACCAAGGGAACTTATATGAAGCAGACTTAATAATAGAACCTAATGGTAAAGTATCTTGGACAGACCCTAAACCTCTCAAAGAAATTAATACTAAGTACCGAGAGCCAAGCTTGTGTGTTACTCCTGACAATAATGTTATTTTCTTTTCCTCTGATCGAAAAGGAACAAAAGGAGGTTTGGATTTATGGTATATAAAAAAAGAAAATGGAAAATGGGGAGAACCAATAAATTGTGAAAAGCTCAATACTGAATATGATGAAGATGCGCCATACGTAACCCATGACGGTAAATACCTCTATTTTAGCGCTAGAGGCAAGCGTTCTATAGGCGGATTTGATATATTCAAAGTAAACTTTGATCCTTCCACAATGACTTTTGGTGAAGTACAAAATGTTGGATTTCCTCTGAATTCCGTAGGAGATGATATTTATATATTTACTGCAATGGGGGATACATCAGGTTATTTTACTTCTTCTAGAAGCCATGGTGTGGGAGAGAAAGATAATTATTATTTTCAACCTAAACGACTTAAACAAAAAAAAGAAGAGATACTGGCTACTGCTAAAGTTTATGAACAGTTTGGTACTTTGCGCGGAATAGTAGTAGACGAAGATACAGGCTATCCTATCGCTAACTCTGCAGTTAAGATAGAAGGAACTCCTTTTACAGCTATCACAGATAAAGAAGGAAGATATGAAATTTTAGATATACCTCCTGGTAACTATCAGGTTAGATACCACTCAGAGGGGTATCAGAGTAAAAAGATGAACATAACAATGCCAGAAGGACAAGATGTGTTCATGAAAAAGGAAATGTCTTTTGATATACGTATGAAAATCAATGATGATGTAGTTGCAAATATAGCATTGAAACGGTTACAACAAGGACAAAATTTGGCTGATACCGTTACTACTAACTTACGTGCAGAAACAGACAAAGTAAAGAACATTTTAACCAGTAAATATCCTGAAATGTTCAAAGACAATACAAACAGCTTTGATGTGTCTATCCCACTAATCAACAAACAAGATTTGGAATATATTCAACGTGTATATTTCAATTTCTATTTTGACAAAACTATAGTAGTCAGAGGACTACAAGTTAAACTAGATAGTATCGTGCGAATTCTGAATAAATATCCTAACCTTAAACTATTAGTATATGGTCATTGTGATACTATAGGTACTTATGAATACAACATGGATTTAGGTATGCGAAGAGCGAATACGATTATTAACTACTTGAAAGAAAAAGGTATTGCTGAGAATCGTATGACTCCTATTAGCTTCGGTTTCACTAAACCTATTAAATCTAACAAAACTCAAGCGGGAAGGGACGCTAATAGAAGAGTGGACTTCGGCTATGACAATGGCACATTAAAACGAACTCTAACTATTGTACGCCCACTTACAGAAGCCATAGATAAAACTCTTGACTCCTTAGCATCGCGCATGAAATTATCTAATAATAGTACAATTGAAATTAAAGTACATTTAGAGAAAAATCCGAACTATCCTAGCAGCCAAATCATGGAAATTTCTCAAAAACGTGCTCAGGTTTTGAAAGATGTACTTGTTCAAAAAGGGATAGAGAGCAGCCGTATTAACAGTTATGGTTTAGGGGATACACAGCCGATAGATACCTCAAACACTCCTAGCGCAAACTATAAAAATCGTAGAGTAGAGTTCATTCTTACTAATATAGTAGAAGAAAAAGGCGTAAGATACTAACTAACTAGCGTAAGGAATAACTTAGGTTCTCTTGGCGAGCAAGCAGAAGTTCGCCAAGAATTTTTATTTTTAATCTGCCAAGAGTTAGCTATTCAGTAGTTCTATTGCATTTTGTTTAGCGGATTCAGTTACCTTGCTACCTGCAATCAGTTTGGCAATTTCAGAAATACGTTCATCAGGGGTAAGTTTTTTTACTCTTGTAACAGGTTGCTGGTTTTCATTTTCTTTATAGACAAAGAAATGCGTTTTTCCTCTGCTAGCTACCTGTGCTAAATGAGTAATAGATATAATTTGATGGTGTTGAGCAATTCTTTCTAATAGTTTTCCTACTTTAAGGGCTACTTCGCCACTTACACCTGAATCAATCTCATCAAATATTAGAGT belongs to Bacteroidia bacterium and includes:
- a CDS encoding PhoH family protein; this encodes MAEKVFEVQNPILFTGLRNELLELLKNAYPTTKVIARGLEIKFIGTDEDIMLAESIIEQMKHVIQKQGHISEEQLKDLLNKQKAVIFNQKEAKPILFGANGQPILAKTINQKRMVEACAQNDIVFAIGPAGTGKTYTAVAIAVSALKNKQVKRIVLVRPAVEAGESLGFLPGDMKEKVDPYLRPLYDALDDMIHAEKLKSYLENKIIEIVPLAYMRGRTLNNAFIILDEAQNATAAQMKMFLTRLGMDSKIIATGDLTQIDLPKKTLSGLKHAIKILKNIKGIAFVELDGRDVVRHPLVKKIIEAYNQDEHSHET
- the bshB1 gene encoding bacillithiol biosynthesis deacetylase BshB1, whose product is MHIDILAFAAHPDDAELGCAGILYKAKQQGYTTGICDLTQGELGTRGTPEIRQKEAEKAKEILQLDLRINAKFRDGFFNLDEYHIRKIIEIIRTYTPTLLLVNAPEDRHPDHGKACRLVKEAAFLSGLQRIETVVEGTVQKAHRPEKIYSYIQDKYLEPDIVVDITDVWAIKQKAILAYQSQFYNPNSNEPQTYISTPHFLQAVVARAQEMGHKIYADYGEGLIAHQKTGITKIQSLFLY
- a CDS encoding SDR family oxidoreductase, whose protein sequence is MAKYLVTGGAGFIGSNLVKALLKNNQEVRVLDNFSTGRRENLIPFQKDIELIEGDIRSYHTAIKVMKGVDFVLHQAALPSVPRSIYDPITTNEVNINGTLNLLHAAVEAGVKRFVYASSSSVYGDSPVSPKHEDLIPNPKSPYAVSKLAGEYYCKVFYQIYGLETVCLRYFNVFGPRQNPNSQYSAVIPKFLKLMLNDQSPIIYGDGTQSRDFTYVDNNVEANLLACTKENVAGKVYNIACGTNFTLLELVSTLNEIMGKNIKPIHAERRSGDIMHSLADIQKAQKELGYQVKVPFKEGLSLLVENFEK
- a CDS encoding ribonucleoside-diphosphate reductase small subunit → MTEPILTENKHRFVLFPIQYPEVWEMYKKAEASFWTAEEVDLAQDLSDWAKLNDGERHFISHVLAFFAASDGIVNENLASRFASEVQIPEARCFYGFQIAIENIHSEMYSLLIDTYIKDDKEKYRLLNAIETVPCVQKKAEWALKWINNTDSFAERLVAFAAVEGIFFSGSFCAIFWLKKRGLMPGLSFSNELISRDEGLHTDFACLIYSMLQNKLPESRVLEIITDAVKIEQEFITDALPVDLIGMNSRLMSQYIEFVADRLLVALGYRKYYNSANPFDWMELISLQGKTNFFEKRVGDYQKAGVMADRKEQDFTLDADF
- a CDS encoding UbiX family flavin prenyltransferase — its product is MLHKIVVAITGASGAIYAQELLNKLTKLHEQIEDVAIVFSDNAKTVWEYELNNQDYEKYPFKIYDKKDFSAPFASGSSKYTSMVIIPCSMGTMGRIASGTSDDLITRAADVMLKERRKLILVTRDMPLNLIHIRNMETITLAGGIICPACPSFYSKPQTIVQIAHTVVDRVIDLVGLSQDTYRWGQGKIN
- a CDS encoding ATP-binding protein; this translates as MVKNSKQIQNTYIAALVLVEVLVLTYAYIASIKPKEQLSESKKSLSVIEQNMRLSEMIKLAVYHVQPVDKEPPTQELKKTFQEWIETQKNLQQHADPKVAKLYEKAEIPVGFISSAIENLLFSAKHIKEISAYQAFTLQLIEREQDYRQVMNEILIHYQQVEEQKMRQNLLIILVGVITFSAANLLIGLTIFRPLHKNLQQHIRDLEVTQQELIENQTILNQAQETANMASIAINTRTNEVTFSPHLFTLLQLPPDTQKWQDILQVFEQSQQNTLARAIEECTETRMELYAPQLKKHILYQGKTTQTDPPHLIATFLDITKQKQNEEILRQQEQKLKELNENLEKLVQERTLELQKALEELQSTQSQLVNSEKMASLGLLVAGIAHELNTPVSAIKSSAESIDEILPKTLTQAPLYLKTLDETTRWAIFYAISETLKPQPVLTTREKRQIKLRLLKLLEQHEFPNSEQIAETLILCGLYKNIEEYIPLMQSIDLNKVLPLLHSCGRIRAALDNIKLASEKCQKINNALKNYSRQQHHKDEMIPTNLAKSIDTILTIYQNQLKHGIQVVQNIQENLPEILTYEDELNQVWTNLIQNAIYAMGGVGVLTIEIYEHTDNEVAVSIIDSGKGIPPDILPHIFKPFFTTKPKGEGTGLGLDICKKIVEKHQGRITVESEPGRTKFTVFLPKRLVQPQAIVEKKV
- a CDS encoding rod shape-determining protein; the protein is MGLFNFFTSDIAIDLGTANTLIIHKDEVVVDEPSIVAFDKIQNKVIAIGREAQQMYEKTPDNIRTVRPLKDGVIADFTAAEHMIRGMIKMIYKNKKPLFTPNYRMVICIPSGITEVEKRAVKDSAEHAGAKEVYLIHEPMAAAIGIGIDVEKPQGNMIVDIGGGTTEIAVIALSGIVTDQSIRIAGDDLNADIQEYMRRSHNLLIGERTAEYIKIQVGSAVDELDNPPPDIEVVGRDLQMGIPKSVKISYKEIAHAIHDTVCKIEDAVMRALESTPPELCSDIYERGIYLTGGGALLRGLDKRISNKTKLKVHVADDPLKAVVRGTGIAIKNLNHFKFLMT